From a region of the Methanolinea sp. genome:
- a CDS encoding methyltransferase domain-containing protein, producing the protein MIGPGKRVLLVGEGRTFFVRSGTGMFSTDRGVIDLDAVGMASAGDTIESHTGHLFRVLIPRAPDYFEHAKRTGAPMLPRDIGLVIALTGMNRNDVVLDAGTGSGISAIFFGGVAKKVVTYETREDFARVAAENIREAGLANVEVIPGDVLAAEDLFDIVHYDMTIGPEHVRHAHSLLRPGGYLACYTPFIEHLCIVLETAEGLFSSVRAVECIEREMTRSKRGTRPSTRVGHSGYLTIARK; encoded by the coding sequence ATGATCGGGCCGGGAAAGCGGGTCCTGCTGGTAGGCGAGGGCAGGACCTTCTTTGTCCGGAGCGGGACCGGGATGTTCTCCACGGACCGGGGAGTCATCGATCTCGATGCGGTTGGGATGGCATCGGCCGGGGATACGATCGAATCGCATACCGGTCATTTGTTCCGGGTGCTCATCCCCCGGGCCCCGGACTATTTTGAGCATGCAAAACGGACCGGGGCACCCATGCTTCCCAGGGACATCGGGCTGGTGATCGCCCTGACCGGGATGAACCGGAACGATGTGGTGCTCGATGCCGGAACGGGCAGCGGTATTTCCGCGATCTTTTTCGGAGGAGTTGCAAAAAAGGTGGTGACCTACGAGACGCGGGAGGACTTCGCCCGGGTTGCTGCCGAGAATATCAGGGAGGCCGGTCTTGCCAATGTCGAGGTCATCCCGGGTGATGTCCTTGCTGCAGAAGATCTCTTTGATATCGTCCATTACGACATGACCATCGGTCCGGAGCATGTCCGCCATGCCCATTCCCTGCTTCGCCCCGGAGGCTACCTTGCCTGCTATACCCCGTTCATCGAGCATCTCTGTATCGTGCTGGAAACGGCAGAAGGGCTCTTTTCATCGGTGAGAGCGGTAGAATGCATCGAGCGGGAGATGACCCGCTCGAAGCGGGGGACGCGGCCATCGACGCGGGTTGGACATTCGGGATACCTTACCATCGCGAGGAAGTGA